In a genomic window of Xylanivirga thermophila:
- the infC gene encoding translation initiation factor IF-3, protein MGINNKELLINEQIRDREVRVIDVNGEQLGVMPTKKALGIAEDKGLDLVKIAPQAKPPVCKIMDYGKYRFDMLKKEKEARKKQKVINVKEVRLSATIEEHDLAVKAKNADKFLKSGDKVKVSIRFRGREMAHTEVGYEVMERFNSMLSSEVNIDSKPKLEGRSMSMVLTPKE, encoded by the coding sequence ATTGGTATAAATAATAAAGAACTCTTAATCAACGAGCAAATTAGGGACAGAGAGGTTAGGGTTATCGACGTTAATGGGGAACAGCTGGGTGTGATGCCTACTAAAAAAGCATTGGGTATTGCAGAAGACAAAGGACTTGATTTGGTAAAGATTGCACCACAGGCAAAACCGCCGGTGTGCAAGATAATGGACTACGGTAAATACAGATTCGATATGCTAAAGAAGGAAAAGGAAGCACGCAAAAAGCAGAAGGTAATAAACGTTAAGGAAGTAAGATTATCAGCAACTATTGAAGAACATGATCTAGCTGTGAAGGCCAAAAATGCCGATAAATTCTTAAAATCAGGGGATAAAGTAAAGGTTTCCATTCGATTCAGAGGAAGGGAAATGGCTCATACTGAGGTTGGTTATGAAGTTATGGAAAGATTCAACTCCATGCTTTCGAGTGAAGTTAATATAGACTCTAAGCCCAAATTGGAAGGCAGGAGCATGAGTATGGTTTTAACACCAAAAGAATAA
- the rpmI gene encoding 50S ribosomal protein L35 — translation MPKMKTKRGAAKRFSLTKSGKVKRGKAYRSHILTKKSTKRKRNLRKTGYVNAAEAKNIKQLIPYK, via the coding sequence ATGCCTAAAATGAAGACAAAACGAGGCGCCGCTAAGAGGTTTAGTCTTACCAAGTCTGGTAAGGTTAAAAGGGGCAAGGCCTATAGAAGTCATATTTTAACTAAAAAGTCTACCAAGAGAAAGAGAAATTTGAGGAAGACTGGATATGTTAATGCAGCTGAAGCGAAAAATATTAAGCAATTGATTCCATATAAGTAA
- the rplT gene encoding 50S ribosomal protein L20 has product MARVKGAVNARKKHKKVLKLAKGYYGAKSKQYKAANEAVMKSLDYAYTGRKLKKRDFRKLWISRINAAARANGMSYSRFINGLKLAGVQVDRKILADMAVNDADGFANLVDVAKQQLNA; this is encoded by the coding sequence ATGGCAAGAGTTAAAGGTGCTGTTAATGCTAGGAAAAAACATAAAAAAGTATTAAAATTAGCTAAGGGCTACTATGGCGCTAAAAGCAAGCAATATAAAGCTGCAAACGAAGCTGTCATGAAGTCTTTGGATTATGCATATACAGGAAGAAAATTAAAGAAAAGGGATTTTAGAAAGCTGTGGATCTCTCGTATAAATGCAGCTGCCAGAGCTAATGGCATGAGCTATAGCAGGTTTATAAATGGTCTAAAACTGGCAGGAGTACAGGTAGATCGTAAGATATTAGCTGATATGGCAGTAAATGATGCTGATGGTTTTGCAAATCTAGTTGACGTTGCAAAGCAGCAGCTGAATGCTTAA
- a CDS encoding TrkH family potassium uptake protein, with amino-acid sequence MFTDKMVKKRTCLSPTQVLAIGFASIILIGGILLSLPVASANGQSIGFINSLFEATSAVCVTGLVVVDTGTDLSLFGQIVIITLIQIGGLGFMTAASLIFLALGKRITLRERLVMQEALNQFNLEGLVRLTKNVIGVTFIIEGIGALLLSTRFIPLYGFKKGLYYSIFHAISAFCNAGFDLIGNYRNLTGFVDDVVINMTVMGLIILGGLGFSVILDIWHHRRFKKLSLHSKLAVFMTVMLILIGTAFFFIVEYNNPYTLADKPLPIKILASLFQSVTPRTAGFNTIDQANLKDASKFMTILLMFIGASPASTGGGIKTVTASVIFFLTVSVVRGRDDIQVYGKRISHSIAHRAITITLISLMLLIGVSMVLSLIEPQPFIDILFETSSALGTVGLASFDNGSMSTISKIFVMLTMFAGRVGPLTLTLALAKRQNQSDNSIRYPEGKVMVG; translated from the coding sequence ATGTTCACAGATAAAATGGTCAAAAAACGTACCTGCCTATCTCCTACCCAGGTGCTTGCTATAGGTTTTGCTTCCATTATATTAATAGGGGGCATATTGCTTTCATTGCCTGTAGCTTCAGCCAATGGTCAGAGTATAGGCTTTATAAATTCATTGTTTGAAGCTACCTCTGCTGTATGCGTTACTGGGTTGGTAGTGGTGGATACGGGGACAGATCTTAGTCTTTTTGGACAGATAGTTATAATAACCCTTATTCAGATAGGTGGTTTAGGTTTTATGACTGCAGCCAGTTTGATTTTTTTGGCTTTGGGTAAGCGAATTACACTTAGGGAAAGGTTGGTTATGCAGGAAGCTTTAAATCAATTTAACCTAGAAGGTTTAGTAAGGCTTACCAAAAATGTAATAGGTGTTACTTTTATTATAGAAGGCATAGGGGCTCTTCTGTTGTCTACTAGATTTATACCATTATATGGGTTTAAAAAAGGGCTATACTATAGTATATTCCATGCTATTTCTGCATTTTGTAATGCGGGATTTGATCTTATTGGAAACTATAGAAACCTTACTGGGTTTGTAGATGATGTGGTAATAAATATGACTGTAATGGGACTTATAATACTTGGAGGACTTGGATTTTCTGTTATATTGGATATTTGGCATCATAGAAGATTTAAAAAATTATCCCTTCACAGCAAATTAGCCGTATTTATGACCGTTATGTTGATACTAATAGGTACAGCATTCTTTTTTATAGTGGAGTATAATAATCCATATACATTAGCTGACAAGCCTTTGCCTATAAAGATACTAGCATCGCTTTTTCAGTCGGTTACTCCACGTACAGCCGGATTTAATACTATAGACCAGGCGAATCTTAAGGATGCGTCGAAGTTTATGACTATTCTGCTTATGTTTATAGGTGCGTCACCTGCATCAACAGGTGGCGGCATAAAGACGGTAACTGCAAGTGTTATCTTCTTTTTAACGGTAAGCGTAGTTAGGGGTAGAGATGATATACAGGTATACGGCAAGCGGATTTCCCATTCCATTGCCCATAGAGCTATAACAATAACTCTAATAAGTCTCATGTTATTAATAGGAGTAAGCATGGTGCTGTCTTTAATAGAGCCGCAGCCATTTATAGATATATTGTTTGAAACTTCTTCTGCATTGGGTACAGTTGGGCTTGCGAGTTTTGATAATGGTTCAATGAGCACCATAAGTAAGATTTTTGTCATGCTTACTATGTTTGCAGGTCGTGTGGGACCTTTGACACTTACTTTGGCACTTGCAAAGCGCCAGAATCAAAGTGATAATTCTATAAGATATCCTGAAGGAAAAGTTATGGTGGGTTAG
- a CDS encoding potassium channel family protein — protein MKQFAIIGLGRFGSSIATTLYAMGHDVLAIDKDEEQIQDISDYVTHAVQADATDESTLKAVGIRNFDVAVVTVGSDIQSSVLITLLCKELGVKYVLAKAQNELHAKVLYKIGADKVVFPERDMGIRVAHNLVSSNILDYIELDPNYSVVEISAIPLWVGKSLRELDLRVRYGVNVMAIKQQDGNINISPGGDDMIYERDIVVVIGTNEDIDKLEKRAEDSVKK, from the coding sequence ATGAAACAATTTGCTATCATAGGTCTAGGGCGTTTTGGCTCTAGTATAGCTACTACATTGTATGCCATGGGCCATGATGTATTGGCAATAGATAAAGATGAAGAACAGATTCAAGATATATCCGATTATGTTACCCATGCTGTTCAGGCTGATGCAACCGATGAGAGTACCTTAAAGGCAGTTGGAATAAGGAATTTTGATGTGGCTGTTGTTACAGTTGGATCGGATATACAGTCAAGCGTTCTTATTACCCTTCTTTGCAAGGAATTAGGCGTCAAATATGTGCTGGCAAAGGCGCAAAATGAGCTTCATGCAAAGGTATTATATAAAATAGGTGCAGATAAAGTGGTGTTTCCAGAGCGTGATATGGGGATCAGGGTAGCACATAATCTAGTATCATCAAATATACTGGATTATATTGAACTGGATCCTAACTATAGCGTTGTAGAGATATCAGCCATACCATTGTGGGTTGGAAAAAGCCTTAGAGAGCTTGATTTGAGAGTACGTTATGGAGTAAATGTAATGGCTATAAAGCAACAAGATGGCAATATAAACATATCTCCAGGTGGAGATGATATGATATATGAAAGAGATATAGTGGTAGTTATAGGTACTAATGAGGATATAGATAAATTGGAGAAGAGGGCAGAAGATTCTGTGAAGAAATAA
- a CDS encoding TrmH family RNA methyltransferase, translating into MDNVITSRQNNLVKHVKALSTKKYRDQWNEFFVEGIKGMEEAVSRGAKVKYILIREDFNWEHSSICKIVQDNKIPCYRVSKGVFDSMSDTRTPQGITAVIGKPAYDMEQILNRPSFFLTILDGVQDPGNVGTIIRTMDGAGGDGVVLFPGCADPYNPKTVRSTMGSIFTMPIFYVEDKLAFLNKLIGGECHVMVSHLDGENLFNWKGGYDKVALVIGNESKGVSEAICTFASSMVKIPIIGDAESLNASVAAGILIYHIINKCHYM; encoded by the coding sequence TTGGATAATGTTATTACCAGTCGCCAAAATAACCTAGTAAAGCATGTAAAGGCGTTAAGCACAAAAAAATATAGGGATCAGTGGAATGAGTTTTTTGTAGAAGGTATAAAAGGTATGGAAGAAGCTGTATCCAGGGGCGCTAAGGTTAAGTATATTCTGATACGGGAGGATTTTAATTGGGAGCATTCTTCCATATGTAAAATTGTTCAGGATAATAAAATTCCATGCTATAGAGTATCAAAAGGTGTTTTTGATTCAATGAGCGATACTAGAACTCCTCAAGGGATAACGGCTGTAATCGGCAAACCTGCATATGATATGGAACAGATATTAAACCGCCCTAGCTTTTTTCTTACAATATTGGATGGGGTACAGGATCCAGGGAATGTTGGGACTATAATAAGGACTATGGATGGGGCAGGGGGAGATGGAGTGGTACTGTTTCCAGGATGTGCCGATCCATATAACCCCAAGACAGTACGTTCTACTATGGGTTCCATATTTACAATGCCAATATTTTATGTAGAGGATAAACTAGCATTTTTGAACAAGCTCATAGGCGGGGAATGCCATGTGATGGTCAGCCATTTAGATGGTGAAAATCTGTTCAATTGGAAGGGTGGCTATGACAAGGTAGCATTGGTTATAGGAAATGAATCAAAGGGTGTTAGTGAGGCAATATGCACATTTGCTTCTTCTATGGTAAAGATCCCTATAATAGGAGATGCTGAATCCCTTAATGCATCTGTTGCAGCAGGTATATTGATTTATCATATTATTAATAAATGTCACTATATGTGA
- the pheS gene encoding phenylalanine--tRNA ligase subunit alpha has product MKDKLEKIKEEALDALKDLNNLENLEDFRLKYLGKKGELTKILRGMKDVSPDERPEIGQLANKIRGSLEKQLIEKKDVLQDKALEYKLSQEWVDVTMPGRRPARGSLHPLTIVRNEIIDIFMGMGFDVADGPEVELDYYNFEALNIPKNHPSRDVQDTFYINDNILLRTHTSPVQIRTMEQEKPPIKVIIPGRVYRSDEVDATHSPIFHQIEGLVIDKDVTMADLKGVLDTFAKKMFGEDTRTKLRPHHFPFTEPSAEVDVSCAICHGEGCSVCSHTGWIEILGGGMVHPKVLQNGGIDPEEYSGFAFGMGLDRITNIKYGIDDIRLLFENDIRFLKQF; this is encoded by the coding sequence ATGAAGGATAAATTGGAAAAGATAAAGGAAGAAGCATTGGATGCTCTTAAGGACTTAAACAATCTTGAAAATTTGGAAGACTTTCGTTTAAAATATCTGGGTAAAAAAGGTGAATTGACAAAAATACTTAGGGGAATGAAGGATGTATCACCGGATGAGAGGCCGGAGATAGGACAGCTGGCTAACAAGATAAGGGGCTCTTTAGAGAAGCAATTAATAGAAAAGAAGGATGTGCTGCAGGATAAGGCATTGGAATATAAATTGTCTCAGGAATGGGTAGATGTTACCATGCCAGGCAGAAGACCGGCAAGGGGTAGTCTTCATCCCCTTACCATAGTACGAAACGAGATAATAGACATTTTCATGGGTATGGGATTTGATGTAGCCGATGGCCCTGAGGTGGAGCTTGACTACTATAATTTTGAAGCGCTCAATATACCTAAAAATCACCCGTCTAGAGATGTACAAGATACCTTCTATATAAATGATAATATACTTTTAAGAACCCATACATCACCGGTACAAATAAGGACTATGGAGCAGGAAAAGCCACCGATAAAGGTCATTATTCCAGGCAGAGTATACAGATCTGATGAGGTGGATGCTACCCATTCTCCAATATTCCATCAGATAGAAGGTCTTGTGATAGATAAAGATGTAACAATGGCCGATTTAAAGGGAGTTTTAGATACATTTGCAAAGAAGATGTTTGGTGAAGATACTAGGACTAAACTACGTCCCCATCACTTTCCATTTACAGAGCCTAGTGCAGAAGTGGATGTAAGCTGTGCCATATGCCATGGGGAAGGTTGTAGTGTGTGTTCACATACTGGATGGATAGAGATACTTGGTGGAGGGATGGTACATCCAAAGGTACTGCAAAATGGTGGTATAGATCCGGAAGAATATAGCGGATTTGCCTTTGGAATGGGATTGGATCGAATAACAAATATAAAATACGGAATAGACGATATAAGATTGCTCTTTGAAAATGATATAAGGTTTTTAAAACAATTTTAG